A genomic segment from Salvia splendens isolate huo1 chromosome 13, SspV2, whole genome shotgun sequence encodes:
- the LOC121761077 gene encoding thioredoxin F, chloroplastic-like, whose product MALQVYSLAPRTSIPYNSVSPAIIAAAKRERRLRTKASSEPEAAPAAAAGQVKEVNKDTFWPIVKTAGDKIVVLDMYTQWCGPCKVMAPKFEELSEKHEDIVFLKLDCNQENKPLAKELGIKVVPTFKILKDEKVIKEVTGAKFDDLVHAIEVARST is encoded by the exons ATGGCTCTGCAGGTGTACAGTTTAGCTCCAAGGACCTCGATACCGTACAATTCTGTGTCTCCGGCGATTATCGCCGCTGCAAAGAGGGAGAGACGGCTGAGGACGAAGGCCAGTTCCGAACCAGAGGCGGCTCCGGCTGCGGCGGCGGGACAAGTTAAGGAGGTAAACAAGGATACATTCTGGCCGATTGTGAAAACCGCCGGCGATAAGATTGTCGTCCTTGATATGTACACTCAGTG GTGCGGCCCGTGCAAGGTGATGGCTCCAAAGTTTGAAGAGTTGTCTGAAAAGCATGAGGACattgtgttcctaaaattagacTGTAACCAAGAAAACAAG CCATTGGCAAAGGAGCTTGGGATAAAGGTGGTTCCCACATTCAAAATATTGAAGGATGAAAAGGTGATTAAAGAAGTCACAGGAGCTAAATTTGATGATTTAGTTCATGCAATTGAAGTGGCTAGATCTACCTAA
- the LOC121762584 gene encoding probable protein phosphatase 2C 33: protein MGSCFSCESRSPVPTFPMVAKKKKVSTMTSFEYSRENRLHRNHNRMFLNGSSEIASLFTQQGKKGVNQDAMIVWEKFGSRTDTIFCGVFDGHGPYGHMVAKCVRDSLPLKLSAHWEVDVQDDEILRETGSKSEIFNTLKETFLDAFKVMDKELRMNTNFDCLCSGTTAVTLVKQGQDLIIGNIGDSRAVLGMRDANNAFVPVQLTVDLKPDLPAEEERIRKCRGRIFALRDEPKVARVWLPHNDAPGLAMARAFGDFCLKEFGLISVPEISYRRIIDEDEFVVLATDGVWDVLSNEEVVTIVGTCPTRSYAARAVVAAAVRAWRYMYPTSNVDDCAVVCLFLDSDESTSSSANSTAPEEDESTNYHDPYELNRSGTIRTGSGAIEEK from the exons ATGGGATCCTGCTTTTCCTGCGAAAGTAGGAGCCCTGTGCCCACTTTTCCCATGgtggctaagaagaagaaggtttCGACAATGACATCCTTTGAGTACAGTAGGGAGAATAGGTTGCACAGGAATCATAACCGGATGTTCTTGAATGGGTCAAGTGAGATTGCCTCCCTCTTTACACAACAAGGCAAGAAAGGGGTCAATCAAGACGCCATGATTGTTTGGGAG AAATTTGGTTCAAGAACAGACACGATCTTCTGTGGGGTCTTTGACGGCCATGGCCCTTATGGTCACATGGTTGCTAAGTGTGTCCGAGATTCTCTTCCTCTGAAGCTGAGTGCACACTGGGAAGTCGACGTGCAAGACGATGAGATTCTTAGGGAAACTGGAAGCAAGTCTGAGATCTTTAACACATTGAAAGAAACTTTTCTCGATGCCTTTAAGGTCATGGACAAGGAGTTGAGAATGAACACAAATTTCGATTGCCTCTGTAGTGGAACTACAGCAGTGACCCTGGTGAAACAG GGTCAGGATCTTATAATCGGAAATATTGGGGACTCAAGAGCTGTGTTAGGGATGAGAGATGCGAATAATGCATTCGTTCCAGTACAGTTGACTGTGGATCTCAAGCCTGATCTTCCTG CGGAAGAAGAGAGGATCCGAAAATGTAGAGGTCGTATATTTGCCCTCCGGGACGAACCTAAGGTGGCTAGAGTGTGGCTGCCACACAATGACGCTCCTGGCCTTGCCATGGCACGTGCGTTTGGTGATTTCTGTCTCAAGGAGTTCGGCCTTATATCTGTGCCTGAAATCTCATATAGACGCATCATTGATGAAGACGAGTTTGTAGTCTTAGCAACAGACGGG GTTTGGGACGTGCTCTCGAACGAGGAGGTGGTAACTATCGTGGGCACTTGCCCTACACGCTCGTATGCAGCTCGAGCAGTAGTGGCTGCAGCAGTTAGAGCATGGAGGTATATGTATCCAACTTCAAATGTTGATGACTGTGCCGTGGTCTGCCTCTTCCTTGACTCAGACGAGTCTACCAGCTCGAGCGCCAATTCCACCGCGCCTGAAGAGGACGAATCCACAAACTATCATGATCCTTATGAACTCAACCGTAGTGGCACTATCAGAACAGGCAGTGGGGCAATTGAGGAAAAATAA
- the LOC121760059 gene encoding isopentenyl-diphosphate Delta-isomerase I-like: MSSLTIPIQKLVAASTAAAAFKSLLFKPTSCRPLSHPKPTPFRLRFTASATSTMGDVAAMDAVQRRLMFEDECILVDENDHVVGHESKYNCHLMEKIEALNLLHRAFSVFLFNSKYELLLQQRSTTKVTFPLVWTNTCCSHPLYRDSELIEENALGVRNAAQRKLLDELGIPAEDVPVDQFVPLGRMLYKAPSDGKWGEHELDYLLFIVRDVSVHPNPDEVQDVKYVNREELKELLRKADAGEGGLKLSPWFRLVVDNFLFKWWDHVEKGTINEAVDMKTIHRLIEK, from the exons atgtcGTCCTTGACCATCCCGATTCAAAAATTGGTGGCTGCTTCCACAGCTGCAGCTGCTTTCAAATCTCTCCTTTTTAAACCCACTTCCTGTAGGCCTCTCTCCCATCCCAAACCCACCCCTTTCCGCCTACGTTTCACCGCCTCCGCTACCTCAACTATGGGTGACGTCGCCGCCATGGATGCCGTGCAGAGGCGCCTCATGTTTGAAGACGA ATGCATATTGGTTGATGAGAATGATCACGTGGTTGGCCATGAATCCAAGTACAATT GTCATCTGATGGAAAAAATCGAGGCTCTAAATTTGTTGCACAGAGCTTTCAGTGTCTTCTTGTTTAACTCAAAATACGAGCTATTGCTTCAG CAACGATCTACAACTAAGGTTACTTTTCCGTTGGTGTGGACAAACACCTGCTGCAGTCATCCACTATACCGGGATTCTGAGCTTATTGAAGAAAATGCTCTTG GTGTGAGGAATGCTGCTCAAAGGAAGCTATTGGATGAACTTGGCATCCCTGCTGAAGATGTCCCAGTCGACCAGTTTGTTCCTTTGGGGCGTATGCTGTACAAAGCCCCATCCGATGGAAAATGGGGAGAGCATGAAT TGGATTATCTCCTTTTCATTGTCCGGGATGTGAGCGTGCATCCAAATCCAGACGAAGTTCAGGATGTGAAATATGTGAACCGGGAAGAGCTGAAGGAGCTTCTACGGAAAGCAGATGCCGGAGAGGGGGGCTTGAAGCTGTCACCGTGGTTCAGGCTAGTGGTCGATAACTTCTTGTTCAAGTGGTGGGATCACGTCGAGAAAGGGACGATAAATGAAGCAGTTGACATGAAGACAATTCACAGGCTGATTGAGAAATGA